One part of the Lotus japonicus ecotype B-129 chromosome 2, LjGifu_v1.2 genome encodes these proteins:
- the LOC130736419 gene encoding uncharacterized protein LOC130736419, producing the protein MAIGNDTSPNISESEPDRLLSSYTELLLGCEFSACRDLARRIPMSDTNISAQVDQIFTITEVLGSSTRHPGTTHLDRYSTLQLSPADAANRDKVCNQFKTLMRLLNPKKNNFPLADNALMRVSEAWLVLSGPVQRARLERDCLRDNDDHGMTSFWMMFLY; encoded by the coding sequence ATGGCGATAGGTAACGACACCTCACCCAACATATCCGAATCCGAACCCGATCGGCTACTCAGCTCCTACACGGAGCTGCTCTTAGGCTGCGAATTCAGTGCATGTCGAGACCTTGCCCGTAGGATCCCAATGTCCGACACGAACATCAGTGCTCAAGTTGACCAAATCTTCACCATCACTGAGGTGCTTGGCTCCTCCACGCGCCACCCGGGCACCACCCACCTTGATCGGTACTCCACCCTCCAGCTCAGCCCCGCTGATGCAGCAAACCGCGATAAAGTGTGTAACCAGTTTAAAACACTCATGCGCCTCCTGAATCCCAAAAAGAACAATTTTCCACTAGCAGATAACGCGCTCATGCGTGTGAGCGAGGCCTGGTTGGTCCTCTCTGGTCCGGTCCAGCGAGCCCGGCTCGAGCGTGATTGCCTTCGCGACAATGATGACCATGGGATGACGTCGTTTTGGATGATGTTCCTGTATTGA